In Rutidosis leptorrhynchoides isolate AG116_Rl617_1_P2 chromosome 6, CSIRO_AGI_Rlap_v1, whole genome shotgun sequence, the DNA window ctcAGCTGCCATGCCTCTGTTTTCTATTTTAccgacactttatttaaatatatatataatatatataattttatataattatatatatattatattatattcttgtgcattatggctttagtggcacttttcaggctttagtggcacattttcttcaattctttaatcttcgtgcttcgtcttcacatttatttatttaaacgattacaacttaaaaatagaataattacaactaaaaactttacatattgggatgatattgcgactaaatatatgttcatttggagcactatcagtatctTGATTTAAACtcgagctttaaagttgttcatctagtccctagctacattttgagtgtagtcgtaagtcttaaccttgatttcctaattttaattgtttaggggttagggtttgggttagtgatgaacataaaacccatttgttagtaatttgggggtttttagGTTagtttgagtcatgaggactcaaagatgactaacctagggttttgaaatgttaaatgtatTTATAaaccttaaattggttagttaactactagcaagCCTAGATGATATGTATGTGGGTGTTATTcgggtatgtggtgacccgaatgggtgtgtaAACCTCAAAATGGGtcaaacgggtctttgatgacctaagtgttAAATAAGTATGTTAACATACTAAACTTGTGATTATAtgggtattaagaccataattggctagcgttagggttttttcgaagttgacccaattttagggttaagtgtgcaaatgggtcagaattgcaccAAGGGTCAAAATGACGCTAGGTTGTTGAGTGAGTtcgttgaccaacttgattgtgtgtttGATTATGTGCCTAATGTACTAGGTACGTTACGTTGAAGGTTGCAAGCTTAGTTAACTTTCACAAAagactaaggtgagtggaataattatacgtgtatgtatatagtgtatctatttgtgtgttatggtgtgaaccaaagcacCGGTAGTGCCAAAGCATGTACGAatatgctatgatgtgaaccaaagcacCGGTAGCATCTTGGCATatatgttgtagtgtgaaccaaagagccggtagcactaaagTGTaaattgttagggtgtgaaccaaagtgcTAGTAGCACCCTACCGTTAATTGttaaagtgtgaaccaaagagccggtagcactttagcatgagtatgactcgagttgtgatgtgaaccaaagcgccggtagcatcatgacaaatgcgtatggtgtgaaccaaagcgccggtagcaccatgacgcgtgtatGTTTAACCATGTGGTCGTGTACGTGTTGTAGTATAGCATAATTATAATGTTCGATTATATACTATTgggtatgctagttgcggtattggaggtttgtAGCTTTGTACTTGTAATGATAAGCTAATTGTATTTCTAGCATGTacgcggtatgtgagtaagtgttgcaagtaggtatattattatttttttgaacgGCTTGGTTAGTTGGTAAGACACACGCACGCGTCGAGGAGAAACCCAGGATCGAATCTCACAAGAGGGCTCTGAGATCTATTTCACTCTCAAAGCCATTGGAAATTAAATCAGGGAAAACTCCCCCCCACGAGGATCGAACCTGCACCTCGTCCCCCTTTCTATGTCGCCACTGGACTTTGAGTAGAGAAATGGACGTACGTCTCAATTGCTTTgtctgttgatatattatatatgtatgtgtataactattgcattcactaagctttgcttaccctctcattgtttatctttgttTAGGCTCTGGCGTGGAGAAGGGCAAGGGTATTCGCCTGGATTAGAGATTCCCCACTCTTTATATGATAGTGGTAGCTTTTGCATTTCGACCTAGGTTCTGAGTATTTTAACCTTAAACACCATGCTCATCTTTTGTTTGGTATCTAAACTCGTGGGTCAAAATTACTATTGGTGTTGTATGGGTCGTCGTACCCCTTTTGTAAACTCTAATATTTGGCACTATGAAACCTATATTTGGTCGTAAGTAAATTGTCAATGTAAGAATGCGGTTTGGGAAGTTTTAGCTTTTATGTGTGAAAATTGGCAAACAGCCTGTTTTATGTACAAACGCGTGCCGCGCATATgggggcgcgccgcgcaaatgggaAGTGCAGGTGCCAGATCTCATGATTTATTTCTGACCTGGTTTCATGTGTTAACGTGCGCCGCGCAACCCTGCGCGCGCCGCGCAACTTCCTCAGGCCAGATCACTGTTCCTTTAAAAAAAAAGGTCGTGTTTTGGGTAACcgaggttgggtcgttacatgatATATTAAAGATGTGATCATGCTTTTGATGTGATTAATCAAGGTTATGTTCATTAAATGTTTTCCTTCCACTGTAATTAAATAGATTATTATCTCTTGGATTTAAGTGATTGAAAAGAGACCCGTCGCTCTTTATATATTCATCAAAGGGAACCCCGTTATATATGTTGGTTTATGTTGATGACATAATTATCATAGGTAACAATCCTACAGTGATTGATTAGTTTATCAAGAAACTAAGTCAGTCCTTTGCTATTCAAAAAATGGATCCTCTTTCATATTTTCTTGGGATTGAAGTCAACAGGAATGGTCACGACACGATTCTATCACAACGTAAATACATCCATGAACTCTTAGAGCGTGCCGAATTATCTCATTCTAAACTGATTTCATATCCTATGACAACCAATGTGAACCATGTTCTTGGTGATAGTGAAACATTTAATAAACCAGTTAAGTGTCATCAAGTTGGTGGTGCACTTCGGTATGTTACGTTATCTCGACGGGATATCAAATTTGCAGTCAAAAAAGTCTTCCAATGCATGCAATCCCCCACTCAAAATCATTGGTCAGCAGTTACAGGGATTCCTCGTTACTTACAGGGACCCGCCGACCATGGGCTGCGATTTATGCAAGACTTGGGCACCATCCTTCATGCCTACACTGATTCAGCCTACAACTCGTTGAACAGCTTCTCTGATGTCAACTGGGAAATATGCATAGATGACCTTCAATCCATGAAAGGATATGTTATCTATCTAGGCTCAAACCTAGTATCATGGTCAGCTAGAAAACAAAAGCATTAGCGAACACGTTTATGAAGTTACTTGTCTCGAATCTCTTCTACAAGAACTTCGAGTTCCTATGGCCACAATGCCTACTATTTAGTGTGACAATCTTGGCACTACCAACTTACAAGAAAATCATGTCTTTAATGCAAGCACAAAGCATGTTGAAATTGATTTTTACTTTGTTCAAGAAAAGGTAACTGAAAAGAAACTTATTGTCCAGTTCATATCTACCAATGATCAAATTACTGATGTATTTACTACGCCACTCTTGTCACAATGATTTGTGACTCTACGATCCAAGCTGCAAGTCTTTCCCTGCCCTTAGCTTGCGGGGGAATATTTGTTTAGATTGTGATAGTTAAGTTGTTATAACGACCTAAAAGTTGCTATAACAACCTCCGACATATTTGTTATATGTCCCGTGTATCACTCTATATATATCCATGTAATCCTCACAGTTTAGATTTACGATGAAATAAATTACAATTCTCTCTTATTGTTATTAGGCGGTGGTTTTTGGGTGGTTTCCTGTGTAATTATGGTTTTGCGGCTTCATAGGATTATTTTTAGATTCTAACGCTTGAGTAGGTTTAGAAGTTTTGGAGGTGTTTGGTCATTTTGGTTAGGAGCGGTGATATTGTTCGTAGGGCGGTTAGTTTACCGGGTGTTTGGTCTCTAGACGGTTCCGCCGATTAATTAATCAACGCTGCATTTTATGTACACACTACATTTTAAGTGAGTTGATGTATTTTACGAGAGCATTACAATTTAATATAAAATAGAGTTTTTTTAAAATGCATGAGTTCCAGTGGCGAATCCGTGATCAAAACTCAATGATGTCTTGAATTTTTCCAAAACTAACTATATTTGAAGGATACTTTAGTggcttttttttaaaggcaaacacACACACACGAAATTAAACACGAATATATACATGTCCACCCTAGGACTCGAACCCCCAACCTATAGGTTGAAAGGGTCACCTCGATACCGCTATGCCAATGGTTACATACAGTTAAAtttagtggtaacatacacaattTGAAGGTtacattgttaaaaaaaaaaaaaaaaaattcaaactagtggtgtcaccccataatgtgacgacccggaaatttcacaccaaacttaaacttaaatcatatatggttttgacacgataaacaaagtctataatgttgagtctccaaattttttgaactattttatgtattcaattgatcttcgaccattcccgatgattcacgaacctgtacttgtaaataaatatgtatatatatatatatatatatatatatatatatatatatatatatatatatatatatatatatatatatatatatatatataaatgtaatatatacaagatgtataagtatcaaatatttaaataatgttatcatataatgaatgatataattacataattaataaattgtaatattaatatattaaatgtagttgcaaattaaaatataattgttatactaatattattattactttcattattaatataaaaatcagtattagttattttattatgttcaatatataatatatgaaatttaacacatgtaatttgttatatcattattattactaaaaattatcatctttattctaaaattattactatcattatttctattacttttaatcattgtacttattgttattagtattatttggatattattaaaattattattattaatatacctaattgtttgttaatacaaattatatgaagtaatgaaatatatatatatacagatatataaaaacagatatatatatatatatatatatatatatatatatatatatatatatatatatatatatatatatatatatatactgatatatacaaATACATTATATGAATCAGTATTATTGTATTTAATAATACGATTAACGAAGAATAAATATCAGTTTCATGTTACAATCATAATGTGTTTAATTTGTTTTTCGTGTCACAAATTCGTACAAATCAAAGGTTCAATCTTAAGAACAAAACAAATTCAGTTTCCAATCGCTATCTGTTTTTCCAATTCCTTTTCTTTTACTTCTATCTTCTCCTTACTGAATGATTCTTCCTGTCTCTGGATCTGGTCACGAGTAGAAAAATCAATCCATAATAAGAACAAAATTTGTTAGAATCAAAATGAGATATTATAATTCAGTAAGATACAAAGATTTCTAGATATTAATCAGATAATGAATAAAATTCTGTTAGGCATCAACATCAATTTCTCTTATTTACATGTCCTCCTTTTACGTTAAGAATAAACATGCCGATCTCAAATCAGATATAAAACAAATTTGAATTGAAATCAGTAACAGAAAAATGTACAAATTTGTTACCTGTCATAATCTGATTCATTATTcttattttcttcttcttgtttgaagaaccctATCTGCGTTTGCTAGATGTCGACTGTCCTTCCTTCCCCTGCTCAAGATTCTTGGACGACTTCAAGtaaacactacaaaacaatttcaatcgaatttgttagctgtcaataacagttaaagcgtacgaatctgttacacttcactatctactttatttttcttgtttgatcCTTCTAGCTCGATTCTTCCTGTCGACCCTCTAAATTCTATAAACCAATGATCTCAGGTTTAACGATTCTTGAACTTGAACCTTCACACATCACCATATCTTTATCTCTCTCTCTTTATGTCTCTcctatttttatttaaaaactaaTCACATTACCATAAACCATTAAATGATCACTGTTGTTGCTTTCGGTGGTAACACACTCAAACAACCACCAATACAACAAATCAAACATCACCAAAACACCACCCTGGACAACTATTCAACCACAAAATAATCATCTCCTAGCTCGCCACCACCATCGAATAAAACCCTACAATACACCCATAACTGATTTTTGCTACATACTTGTTTTTTCTTCGTTCAAAGGTACCTACTATTGCCTTCTTGTTTCATTTTGTTAAATACTGTTGTTTCTTATTTGATCGAACAACCAAACACCATACAAACTTCCTTTCTTTCATTTTCTAATTCATATACACAGACCGTCACCTTTAATCACCAACTCCATCTCCTTCTTCTTTTACTCAGGCAATCAAAACCACAAACCATTCTCTTCTCATGCGAAACCATCTAACTGATGCTGCTATTCTATGTATCTGTGTTTCTGTTTTAGTTCAACCAAATGGAGACAATATACAAAGGAGATATATATAAAGGATGAGAATGATATAATGCTTTATTCTTTTCCTAATTGGCCGAAAATTCTACATGTGGATAATCCACTTGATTATTGAAGAATATAGAAAACGATTTAGTGGAATAAATGGGGCAACATGCCGAAATACTTTTTCTGTTGTGACAATATTAGGTGGATATGTATGTTCTCCTTTATATGTGGTGGCCAGCACATACCAAACTCATAACCCCACTTGTTgattaaataaaaaggaaaacgaaTACTAAGTTAATaattgatatgataataataagggACGATTGATATTTTCATGATGAAAGCATGCATAAGTGTCCGCGAAGACCCTATCCACTAGTTTATGTCCGAGAAACAAACAGTTGAACTTAActaaacacacacacaaaataacAAGGCTAAATGCTGAAATTGAAATGGAAACACACAGAGATTTTGCACGTAATGTTTGTGCTTTTTCTGATATTAAACCAAAGAAAACATGATGCCTTATATAGGCTTACAGAGAATAAAAATAACTGAAGATAGCCTAATCTACTGCCACTACTTGCCTTATATAGGCTTACAGAGAATAAAAATAACTGAAGATAGCCTAATCTACTGCCACTACTTTCTCCACTACTCAGTGACAAAATCAAATGCATAAAAATAGGAACAACCTACCACTAACTTATTCAAACATAACTAAAATAAAAGATAGGGTTGACTAAGTCATACTAACTTAGTCTTTGGTGTTGTAATGTGACTTTAACACTCCCCTTCAACACCAACTTTCTCCATTCCAAGTTGACGACAAAAATAATCAAATTTGTTGCCAACCAAGCTCTTTGTGAAAACATCCGCAACCTGCTCATCTGTTGGAACATACTTCAACTCAATTTCTTCATTCAACACTTTCTCTCGTATGAAATGATAGTGTacttcaatgtgctttgttctagcATGAAAAACCGGATTCTCAGCTAATTTGATTGTTGACAGATTATCACAATACAATGGAACCCCATATTCAACTTCTTGATGTAACTCAGATAGCAACTGTACGATCCATTTGACTTCTTGAGCTGCCATAGCTGCTGCTCGATATTCAGCTTCGGTGGATGATAATGAGACTGTAGGTTGCCGTTTACTGCACCACGAAATGGCTCCTGTTCCAAGCATAAACACGTAACCAGTTGTTGATCGTCTCGTATCATGATCACCAGCATAATCTGCATCACAGTATCCAACCAAGCTACATTCTTCACCTTTCTTAAACAAGATGCCATAACCAAGAGTACCCTTTACATATCTCAACACCCGACGAGCAGCTTCCAAATGAGGCTTCTTAGGACTTTGCATATATCGACTCATTACACTAGTAGCAAATGAAATATCGGGTCGGGTTAGTGTAAGATATATCAGACTGCCTACCAATTTTCGATACATAGTAGCATCTTCAAGATTCTTCCCTTTATCAGCACACATCTTGAAATTAAACTCTAAAGGTGTTTTCATTGGCTTGCATTCCATCATGCCAAACTTCTTCAAGAGATCAGTTGAGTACTTAGTTTGATGAAGTATAATTCCATCACTACTGTACTCAAGTTCCAAGCCAAGAAAGTGTCTAAGACGGCCAAGATCTTTCATTTGAAACCTTATACTTAGATTCTTCTTAATTCGAACAATTTCTTCTTCACAATCGCCTGTGATAATTAAGTCATCTACGTACACCAGAATCACAGCCATCTTTCCTTCCAACACTTTGACAAATAAACTGGAATCGGCACTTGTTAATATATAACCATTATGAGTTAAGAATTCAGAGATTTTACCATACCACGCTCTCGGTGCTTGTTTAAGCCCGTAGAGTGCCTTTCGAAGCTTACACACATACTCTGGATGACGTTTATCTTGAAAACCCATAGGTTGATTCATGTAAATTTCGCGATCCAACTCGCCATGCAAAAAGGCATTTTTCACATCCATTTGCCACAATTTCCAATCTTTGTTTGCTGCCAATGCTAGTAGCACACGTACTGTTGTGAGTCTAGCTACAGGGCTGAACGTTTCATCATAGTCCATCCCATATTGCTGTGAAAACCCTCTTGCTACCAATCGTGCCTTGTAACGTTCGATTGAACCATTTGCTTGACGTTTTATCTTGTACACCCATTTACATGAGATGGGTTTAACATCATTCGGCTTTGGTACTAGTTCCCAAGTCTGACTTCTCACCAATGCATCTATTTCTTCCTTCATGGCTGCATCCCATTCGACAATTTGAGATGCATCTTCGAATGATTCTGGTTCAACCTCCTCATCAGTTACAATCGCTGCATTAGCATATTTTGGATTTGGTTTTCGAATTCTTGATGATCTTCTCACTGACTGTGATCCTTCTCCCTCTTCATTTCTTTGATGCACACCAGTTTGCCAAGGACTGTCACTTTCACTTTGTTGATTATCAgaatcatcctctacaacttgcttATCTTTTGCAACAAGTTGTATTTCTGACTCTTCTTTTTGTTCCTGATCAGGTACTTCTCCATGTGGTGCTTCTTCATTGTTTGAAGTCCACCACGAAGATGATTCATCAAACACGACATTTCGGGACGTATAACACTTTCCAGTCGATGGATCACAACATTTCCATCCTTTTCGATTGTTATCATACCCTACAAAAATACAACGAATGGCTTTCTTTTCCATTTTGCTGCGTAAATGATCAGGCACAAATACATAACAAACGCATCCAAACACACGATAGAAACTAACAGAGGGTTTAGTATTCCATATTTTTTCGAAAGGAGAGAGATAAGCTAACCGTTGTTGTGGAATCCTATTGATCACATAGGCTGCGGTTTTCATTGCTTCAGCCCAAAAACGACCAGGCACATTCTTAGAGTGCATCATACTTCGACATGTTTCAGCTAAGTGTCGGTTTTTCCTTTTAGAAACACCGTTCTGTTGAGGTGTATTAGGACACGTAAGATGATGACGTATCTTACTTTCTCGAAGGAAAGTTGTAAACTCGCTTGAAACATACTCTCCCCCATTATCAGTGCGTAAACACACTATACTCGAACCAAGCTCAGATTCACTTTCTTCCTTAAACAATTTGAACTTCAATAAAGCATCAGATTTATGtttaagaaaatatacccacacGTACCTTGAATAATCGTCAATAAAGGTGATCATGTACTTCATTCCACCAACCGAAGCCTGCTTTACTGGACCAAATAGGTCTGAATGAACCAGTTCTAACACCTTTTTAGCTTTAAAATTGGAGTCCTCATATGGTAGTTGATGTGCTTTACCGTATTGACAACCTGCACAAACTACTTCTTTTCGCACTTCAAGTTTTGGCAGACCCCTCACCAGTGACTTCTTCATCATCATTTCCAATTTATCATACCCAACATGACCCAATCGTGAATGCCATAGATCCACAGTCTCGCTTTTTCTTGTTTTGTCAACATAAGCTGTTTCGGCAGACATCACATAGACAGATTCTTTCTTCTTCCCTATC includes these proteins:
- the LOC139854251 gene encoding uncharacterized mitochondrial protein AtMg00810-like, whose product is MDPLSYFLGIEVNRNGHDTILSQRKYIHELLERAELSHSKLISYPMTTNVNHVLGDSETFNKPVKCHQVGGALRYVTLSRRDIKFAVKKVFQCMQSPTQNHWSAVTGIPRYLQGPADHGLRFMQDLGTILHAYTDSAYNSLNSFSDVNWEICIDDLQSMKGYVIYLGSNLVSWSARKQKH